Genomic DNA from Burkholderia plantarii:
CGCTTCCATCAGGAATTCGAGCTCGTTGCTCGTCAGCATGCGCCGCAGCCGCGCGGCGCGGGATTCGGTGAAGTTGGGTTCGCGTGCGTTCATCGTGCGGCTCCTACGGTATTGCGCTGAATCAGCGGCAGAACTTCGTCGCGGGCACGCGCGACGTCGTTGGGGAAATCGATTTCGATCCACGGGGCGCCGGTCACGTCGGCGATGTCGAACGCGCGGCCGCCTTCGAGCAGCAGGTCGCGCACGGCTTCCTCGTGGGGCAGGTTGGCTCGGCCGGAGTCGACGTAGCCGGCGACGATCTCGGCCAGGCGTTTGGCGGTGGCTTCGCTGAAGCGGAAGAAGCCGACCGATTCGCCGATCATGTCGTACTGCAGGTCCACCGCGAGCTGCTTGCGCAGCTCGACCGGCACGCCGTCCTTCACGCAGAGCTTGACGGGCTCGTCGCCGGCCTCGAAGTCGCGGTCGATCAGCAGGCGGTCCACGGCCTGGTCCGGGTTCGCGACCAGCGCCTGCATGATGCTGTCGTCATAGAGCACGTCGGCGTCCATCAGCAGCACGTCGCCGCCGCGCGTGAGCGCGTCGGCCGCGGTATGGACCGTCAGCACGCTGCCGAGGTCGAAACGCGGGTTCAGGACGATCTCGGCGTGGCGGCCGAGGCGCGCCAGTTCGGCTTCGACCTTCTCGGACTGGAAGCCGAGCGCGAGCACGATCTCGGTCACGCCGAGCGACTCGAGCAGGCGCAGGTGCCGTTCGAGCAGGCTGAGTTCGTCGAAGCGCAGCAGGCATTTCGGGTACTGCGCCTCGGGAGGCAGTTGCAGACGCAGGCCGAGGCCCGCGGCGAGGATGATGGCTCGCATTGAATACTCCACGCAATGTTGGTTGCTACGTGGCCCGGAGCGGGCCTTTAGTCCGCGAGCTGCGGCGCACGGCGCCGCTGCCAGTTTCGTTCAATGAAATGCAGGTACAGGATGCCGGGCAGGCCGAACGCGAGTTCGCGCGCGCGCTTGGCGAGCGACAGCGCGAGCGCCGCGTCCGGCGGCAGCCCGACGAGCGGGGCGAGCAGCAGGTAGCCGCCTTCCTGCGCGCCGAGCGAGCCGGGAATCATGAAGGCGGCGCCGCGAATCGCCTGGCCGACGCTCTCCAGCAGCAGCGCGTCGACAAGCCCGACCGGGTGGCCGAGGAAGTGCAGCGCGAGCCACACCTCGCCGGTGCCGAGCACCCAGCCGGCGAAGCTGAACCAGAACGTGCGGGCCACGCGGTCGCGCTTGCCGTACAGCTCGCCGACGGCCGAGTCGATCGCGTCGGCGCGCGTGGCGAGCGAGGGCCAGTCGCGCGGGCCGAGCGCCTTCGAGACCATCCGCAGCCCGCGGCCGAACAGGCCGCGCCGCTGCGCGAGATAGAAGCCGGCCGCGCAGATGCCGAGCAGCGCGGTGGCGATCAGCGCCGGCGTGCGCAGGTGCGCGGCCGCCTCGCTGTTGGTGCCGAGGCTGAAGGTGGCGATCCCGGCCAGCGCGAACAGGATCTGCGCGAGCGCCTGCATGGTGGTGCTGACCGTCACGGCCGCGGCCGCGCGCGGCATCGGCACGCCTTTCTGCGAGAGGTAGCGCGCCATCAGCACCGGGCCGCCGATCTGTCCGGCCGGCAGCAGGCTGTTGACCGATTCGAGCACCCAGCGCGCGAACAGCGAATCGAGCATCGACACGCCGGGCGTGCCGCGCGGGAACATCACGGCGATCGCGCGCGCGTCGAACACGATCGGCACGAGGTGGAACAGGGCGACCAGGGCGAGGCCCCAGCCGGCCGTCGCGAGCGTCGACACCACGGCACCGAAGCCTTGCCACGACAGCAACGCGATGAACAATGCCGTCCCGATGGACAGCAGGATGAGGCCGGCGCGGGTCATGAGCGGGTGGGGCGGCGCGTCGCGAGCTGCTTGAACACCTGCCGGAAGCCGAAGTAGGCGATCGCATCCTTCATGTTCGAGATGAAGCGCTTCCACGGACGCATGCCCGGGTCGGTCACGTACTCGAAGGTCAGCGAGACGCGGATCTCGTTCTCGCGCGCGGGCGTCACGCGGTGGCGCAGCTTGTCGCCGTCGAACAGGACGATGCCGCCGTCGGCGATCTGCACCGCGCCCGGTTCGTCGGGCACGGCCGGGTTGCGCGTGTGGAGCTCGTATTCGAGCTGGCACGAGGAGTCGTCGATCACGCCGATCAGCAGCGTGTAGCGGCGGCCGTCGTAGTACGAGGTGTCGTAGTGCCAGCCGATGTGGTCGCCCGGCTTCGTGTAGTAGTAGAGCGCGTAGGCGTGCGGATCGTCGGCGGGCGAGACCTGCAGCGTGTCGCCGGTCAGCTTTTCGAGCAGGCCGAGCAGCGCCTTCGAGCGGTACAGCTCGGCGATGTACGGCGCCTTCTCGTCGATCGTGTGGCGGCTCACGCTGCCGCCCTGCTTGTGGCCCGGCAGGTAGTTCCGGTTCAGGTCCGGCAGCAGCGCGCGCGCGAGCCCGGCGAGCTGCGCGGCGGTGTCCTTCGGCAGGAACCGGTCGAGGTAGATGAACGCGCCCTGGCGTTCGAAGTCCTGCCGCAGGCGGTCGGTGTCGAGCGCCGCCACGGCGGCGGCCACGGCCCGGTCGGCGCTCGCGGGCGCGCTCGCGCCGGCGGCCGCGGAGGCGGTGCGCGGCCCGGTTCCGGCTTCGATGGGGGTACTCATTTCGTCGGCTGGATTTCGGTGGGATTGCTGGCGGCGGCCGGGACGGCGGCGCGGCGCACGATGCGCCAGTAGTCGATCACGACCCAGGCCGCGAACAGCGGGGCGCCGATCGCGGCCGCGAACACGAAACGCTCGACACCGTCGAACAGCGTCACGAGCGGCAGCAGGTACAGCACGTCCTCGGTCTCGAAGCCGCCGATCGACGCCTGCCGGGTGCCGGCCTTGCCGGCGAGCGATTCGATCCGCATGCGCAGGAAGAAGATCAGCGCCACGGCCGCGCCGGCGACGGTGCCGAGCAGCACCGGCGGCGCGAACATGCGGCCGCCCTGGGCGACGATCCCCGCGCCCATGCAGACGAACAGCGCCACGGTGATCACCGCGTCGCTCGCGAGGTCGTAGAAATGACCGATCTTGCTGGTCTTGCCGCTGATGCGCGCCAGTTCGCCGTCGGTGTGGTCGACGAAATTGGACAGCACGATCAGGAAGGCCCCCGCGTTGATCCACCCAAACCCGCCCTGCGCAAGGCAGACCGCGCCGGCAAGGCCGATCAGCAGGCGCAGCGTGGTCAGGTGATTCGGGGTAACGGGCGTATCGACGAGCGGCGTGACGAGCCGGCGCGCGAGCCGTGCGTCCCAGGTGCGTGGGGGCGGCGGCACGATGAGTTTTCTTTGGTCCATCGGCGGAATATATACGGATTTGTAACGATTTGCTTTTTGGCAGGGCTCGATTTTGACATGACGATGTCCCGCCGGGGTTTGACCAAAAAGGGATCGATGTCGCGCCACGGTGGATGGCGAGACGAATTTTGAGGCGTTTAGTCGCGATTCGTGGCGCCGGCGCGGCACCGCCCGCGCCACGGTCGGGCGCCGCGGGCTTGCGGGACGGGCGAGAGCGGGGAGCCGGCAGGGCGCGTGGCCGGTTTTTCGTGGTGCCGGGCGGTGCCGCCAAGACCGATTTCGAGCCGTTGGCGAGCGGCGAAATGTGTTGCGCGGTGTTGCGTGCCGCGCAGTGACCGGCGGCCCGGCCTGCGCCGGGTTCGGGGCGCTGGCCGGAATGTCGCGCGGCGCCGGGGGCGGGCCAGTCGCGCTGTCGGCAAATTGAAAGAATAGTGCGCGTCATGGAACGGACGCGGAATAAAGGCGCGCCGCGTGCCGTTTTGCCGTTCGGACGCGCCCGCCGCCGGATTCGACGCGGCGCGCGCGGATCATTTCAACTTCCCTCCATTTCCCCGGCGACGATGAGAATCCTGACAATCCGCGCAGCGCTGCTCGCGATGGCGGCGGCGAGCGCGCCCGCGTTCGCGGCGCCGTCCGGCTGCATGGCCGATGCCACCACCCAGACCGCCATCGACGACTGCGCGGCGAGCCGCTACCGGCAGTCCGACCTGCAACTGAACCACACCTATCAGGCGCTCGTCGCGAAGGTCGCCGAGCCGGCTCGCGGCCGGCTGAAGGAAGCGCAGCGCCACTGGGTGGCGTGGCGCGACGCCCAGTGCGCGTTCGAGGCGAGCGGCGTGGCGGGCGGCAGCGCCGCGCCGATAGTCGCCAGCCAGTGCCTGGACGCGCTCACGCGCGCGCAGACGCGGCGCCTCGACAGCCATCTGCACTGTCCCGAAGGCGACCTCGCCTGCACGAACTGAGGCTCGAACCGGGGCGCAAACCGGGGCGCGCCGTGCCCATGTGCCCGGCGCCCGCGCCACGCTGCCGGGCTGTATAGCCGGATAACAAAAAAAACGCC
This window encodes:
- a CDS encoding NTP transferase domain-containing protein, which gives rise to MRAIILAAGLGLRLQLPPEAQYPKCLLRFDELSLLERHLRLLESLGVTEIVLALGFQSEKVEAELARLGRHAEIVLNPRFDLGSVLTVHTAADALTRGGDVLLMDADVLYDDSIMQALVANPDQAVDRLLIDRDFEAGDEPVKLCVKDGVPVELRKQLAVDLQYDMIGESVGFFRFSEATAKRLAEIVAGYVDSGRANLPHEEAVRDLLLEGGRAFDIADVTGAPWIEIDFPNDVARARDEVLPLIQRNTVGAAR
- a CDS encoding CDP-alcohol phosphatidyltransferase family protein, translating into MDQRKLIVPPPPRTWDARLARRLVTPLVDTPVTPNHLTTLRLLIGLAGAVCLAQGGFGWINAGAFLIVLSNFVDHTDGELARISGKTSKIGHFYDLASDAVITVALFVCMGAGIVAQGGRMFAPPVLLGTVAGAAVALIFFLRMRIESLAGKAGTRQASIGGFETEDVLYLLPLVTLFDGVERFVFAAAIGAPLFAAWVVIDYWRIVRRAAVPAAASNPTEIQPTK
- a CDS encoding lysozyme inhibitor LprI family protein; amino-acid sequence: MRILTIRAALLAMAAASAPAFAAPSGCMADATTQTAIDDCAASRYRQSDLQLNHTYQALVAKVAEPARGRLKEAQRHWVAWRDAQCAFEASGVAGGSAAPIVASQCLDALTRAQTRRLDSHLHCPEGDLACTN
- a CDS encoding 2OG-Fe(II) oxygenase; protein product: MSTPIEAGTGPRTASAAAGASAPASADRAVAAAVAALDTDRLRQDFERQGAFIYLDRFLPKDTAAQLAGLARALLPDLNRNYLPGHKQGGSVSRHTIDEKAPYIAELYRSKALLGLLEKLTGDTLQVSPADDPHAYALYYYTKPGDHIGWHYDTSYYDGRRYTLLIGVIDDSSCQLEYELHTRNPAVPDEPGAVQIADGGIVLFDGDKLRHRVTPARENEIRVSLTFEYVTDPGMRPWKRFISNMKDAIAYFGFRQVFKQLATRRPTRS
- a CDS encoding HpnL family protein yields the protein MTRAGLILLSIGTALFIALLSWQGFGAVVSTLATAGWGLALVALFHLVPIVFDARAIAVMFPRGTPGVSMLDSLFARWVLESVNSLLPAGQIGGPVLMARYLSQKGVPMPRAAAAVTVSTTMQALAQILFALAGIATFSLGTNSEAAAHLRTPALIATALLGICAAGFYLAQRRGLFGRGLRMVSKALGPRDWPSLATRADAIDSAVGELYGKRDRVARTFWFSFAGWVLGTGEVWLALHFLGHPVGLVDALLLESVGQAIRGAAFMIPGSLGAQEGGYLLLAPLVGLPPDAALALSLAKRARELAFGLPGILYLHFIERNWQRRRAPQLAD